In Kytococcus sedentarius DSM 20547, the sequence CCTGGCTCAACCTGGCGCTGGTGTGGCTGTTCTGCCACCAGCTGGGCATCGCCTACGCCCGCCGCCGCGCCTGGACGGCCTCCCCGGGGCAGCTCGCCGGTGTGGTGGCCGCGTGCGTGGCGGTGCTCGTGGTGATGGTGGTGCCGGGGCCGTGGTTCCCCACCAACCTGGGCGTGCGGGACGCCCCGGTCTCCAACCTGGCCCCGACCACCGCGGCGCTGGCGGTGCTCGGCATCGCGCAGTGGGCCGTCCTCACCGGGGTGGGCAGCCACCTGCTCGGGCGGGAGCCCAGCGAGCCCTGGAAGCGGCGCATCGGCACCGGCAACGCCCTGGCCATGCTCATCTACCTGTGGCACGTGCCGGCCATGACGGTGATGATCGGCATCGGCCTGCTCGCCCCCGACCTGCTGCTGCCCCCCAGCATCACCGGCTGGGCGATGGTGCGGCCGGTCTGGTTCGTCCTCTCCGGCGCCATGCTGGCGGTGATGGTCTACGGCGCCATGCGCTGGGAGGTCTGGTTCAGCCGCTTCGGGACCACCGCCTCCACCGCGCAGGGGGTGCTGGGGGCCGCGCTCGGCACGGCGGCCGTCTACCGGCTCTGGCAGCTGGGGTTCGGGCTCTCGGCCGAGCAACTCGCCTGGGAGGCCGGGCTCGTCCTGGCGGTGGCCCTGCTCAGCGGTGCCCGGTCGGCCAGGGCCGGGGACGGGCCCGCCGGCGACGGGTCAGTCGGTGCTCCGGACCGGGAGGTCGTCGGTGCGCACGACGGGGTGGGCGTGCAGCCCTGAGATGCCGTCGACCACCTCGGCGTGGGAGTCGGCCAGGTCCACCGGCGTGTCCAGGGGGTGGCGCAGCTCGTCGCCGTGCAGGTCGGCCAGCACGTAGCAGATGATGCCCAGCAGCGGGATGCCGATGGACGGCAGCGCGAAGATGACCCACAGCGGCAGCACCTGGGCCACCGGGCCCGCCACGGCCATCGAGACCGGCATCATCGCCAGCGACACGAAGAAGTCCAGCGAACTGACGCGCCCCAGCATCGAGCGCGGCACCCGGCGCTGCAGCAGGGTGCCCCAGATGACCATGCCCACCCCGTCGCCGACGCCGAACACGAAGAGCACCAGACCCATCAGCCAGAAGTCGTCGGTCACGGCCAGCAGGAAGAAGGGGATGGCGGCCACCGACCACACCGTGATCATCACCGTGAGGTAGTGCCGCGGCAGACGGCGGGAGCTGATGCCGATCGCCCCGACCGCCGCACCCACGCCCAGGCAGGCGAGCAGCAGGCCGAAGGTGTCCGGGCCGCCACCGTGCTCGGTGACGATGAAGGGCAGCAGCACCTCCATCGGGCCGATGAAGAGGAACACGGCCACGACCGACCACACCAGGGTGGCCGCGAGCCACGGGGTCCGCCAGGTGTAGGCGGCCCCCTCGGTGAAGTCCTGCCACAGGGTCTGCGGCTCACGCCCCTCCTCCACGGGCAGCGCGCGGCGGGTCAGCCCGCCGGTGCGCATGGCCAGCACGCACAGCACCGCCAGCCCCTGGGAGAGGGCCATGACGGCCATCGCCGCCGGCGGTGCCAACGCACCCACCAGGAAGCCGGCCGCGGCCGGGCCCAGCGCCTGCTGCAGCACGGGTCGGCTCGCGGCCTCCACCCCGTTGGCGGCCAGCAGCTGGTCGTCGTGCAGCACGCGGGGCAGCAGGGCCGAGTAGGCGGGGTTGTAGATACCGGCCGCGGACATGGCCACGAATGCGGCCACCATGAGCTGCCACACCTGCAGGGTCCCGGTGGCCCCCAGGGCGGCCACCACCGCCCCCACGAGGGCCAGGACGCTGGAGCAGGCCACCAGCAGCCCGCGCAGGGGCAACCGGTCGGCCGCCACTCCCCCGAGCAGGGCGAACACGATGAGGCCCACCGCGCCGACCGCCGTGACCGCCGAGAGGTCCAGCTCCGTCCCGCCCAGGCCCTTGACCGCGTAGACCAGGCCCACGGTCCAGACACCGGTGGCGAAGGACACCAGCAGCAGGCTCGCGGCGAGCAGTCGGTAGTCGGGGGTGGCGAAGGGCGCCAGGAAGCGGGGCAGCCCGGTGCGGGGTGCCGGAGCGGACGACTGGGCCGTCATGGGGCCTCCTGGGGTGGTGCGCGGCTCGAAGGGGGTACGTGCGTGGCGACGCCAGGGGCACCCGCTGGTGACGGGTGCCCCTGGCATCAGGGTCGTGCGAGGTGGTACGTCAGCCGTTGCTGGCCTCGGCCTGCTGCTTCTCCATCTCGGCGATCAGCTCGTCGAGCTCGGCCATGTCCTCCTCGGAGAGACCGTCGGGGCTGTCCTGCGAGGGGCTGGCGGCCGAGGGCTCGGTCCCGGGCTGCGTGGTGCCCGGCTGGGGCGGGGCACCGGGGTTGAAGGTGCTCTGCTGGCTGGCGTCCAGCAGCTCCTGCGGGATCTCCGCGAACTGGTCGGGCTTGGTGGGCGCGTCACCCTGGGTGTAGTCGAAGGTCATGCCCAGCGGGCCGTCACCCAGCTGCTCCTTGGCCTCGGCGAAGTCCTGCTTCTGGGTCTCGTCCAGGCCGGCCTCGTCCACCCAGTCGACGACCTGGCTGAAGTCGACCTTCAGGGTCTTGAGCTGGTCACCGTCCAGCGCGATGTCGATGTAGCCCTTGGCGTCGTCCTTGATCTTCTTCTTGTCGTCCTCGGTGAGGTTCGGCATCTTCTCCGCCGGGTCGGTGATCGACTTGTTCACGATGGCGGCGAAGTCGTCCCACCCCTGCTCGATCGGCACCGAGACGCGGACGTTGTCACCGTCCTTCGTGAACTCGCCGTGCTCGTCCATGAAGCCCTTGAGGTCCTGCTGGAGCTCGGCCTGCTTCTCCGGGGAGATGTCCGCGCCCCCGGTACTGCCCTGGGTCAGGTCCTCCAGCGACATGCCGTCCTCGCCGGCGAGCTCGTTCATCTTCTCGGGCGTGATGCCGACCCACTCACCACCCAGGGCCTTGTTCATGAACTGCACGGTCGGGTCGTCAGCGGAGACGCTCTGGCCACCGGTCAGCTGCATCTTGAGCTGGTCGGCGGTGAACAGACCGGTCTCCTGACCGAGCTTGTCGACGTCGGCGCGCATGTACATGCCGCCCTCGACCATCCGGACCTCCACCGTGCCCTCACCGATGTGGAAGGTCATGGCGGTGTCGAGGTCCTTGACGTCCTTCTCCTCGGCCAGAGCCTGGTCGCGGGAGTGCTGCGCCACGGTGATCTTGGACTTCGGCAGCAGCTCGGCCACCTTGTCCACCATCTGCTGGTCCTGGGCGGTCATGGTGCCGGAGGACGACATGGCCTTGCGGATCAGGTCCTGGTCGATGTCCAGGGACATGGTGGTGCTGATGTCCTTGGCGCCGTTGGTCTTCTCGAAGGCCTCCAACACGGCGGCCTTGGGGTCCTCGTCGGCCTTGGCGTTGCCACCGTCGCCACCACCGGTGTTCTCGTCGCTGCACGCGGCAAGCACCACCGTGGTGCTCATCGCGGCGAGCAGGGTCAGGGTCGTGCGCTTCATCGTGCCCCCTCACGGGTTCTGGAGTGCCGACGGTCGACACCTGTTCCCAGTATCCACCACCGGCACCGACCCCCAGCGCGCCCCCGGACGGACCTTCTCCCCGCCGCCTCATACCAGGCGGGGAGGCCCCGATAGGATCGAACGGACGTCCGGAACCCGCGTGGAGGAGACCCCCGATGCCCGAGATCGACCCCGCAGGATCCGCCACGCCGCGCGAGGTGGGCGTGGCCCTCATCGGCTACGGAACCGTCGGTCAGGGGGTCGCCGCCCTGCTGGCCGACCACCACGACCAGTGGGTCGCGACGCTGGGCCTCGACGTCCGGCTGCGCCACGTCGTGGTCCGCGACGCCGGGGCCCCGCGTGACGTGCCGGCGCCGGCCGGCAGCCTGACCACCGATGCCGCCGCCGCGGTCGCCGACCCGGCCGTGCAGGTCGTCATCGAGGTCGCCGGCATGGTCGATGAGGGGCGCCACCTGCTGGCGGATGCGCTGCGCGCCGGCAAGCACGTCGTGACCGCCAACAAGGCGCTGCTCAGCGCCCACGGCGAGGAGCTCACCGGACTGGCCCAGGAGCACGGCGTGAACCTGCTCTTCGAGGCCGCGGTCGCCGGCGGCGTGCCGATCGTTCGCGGGCTGCGCGACCTGGTGCGCGTGGACCACGTGCACACGGTGGAGGGCATCCTCAACGGCTCCTGCAACTACATCCTGACGGCGATGTCCGAGGGCACTGACTACGAGACGGTGGCCGCCCGCGCCCAGGAGCTGGGCTACCTGGAGGCAGACCCCACCGCCGACGTGAGCGGCGCCGACTCGCTGCGCAAGCTCCGACTCCTGGCCTCCATGGCCTTCGGCGGCCCGGTGCGGGAGGAGGACATCGACTGCACCGGGATCGACCGCATCACCGCCGCCGACATCCTGGCCCTCAAGGCGGCCCCCGGCGGCCCGCGCGAGGTGCGGCTGCTCGGCCGGGCGCAGCTGGTGGAGCCCGGTGGCCAGGCGTACACCGCCGTGGTCGAGCCGGTCGCGGTGCCGCAGGACCACTGGGCCACCGGGATCCTGGGGTCCACGAACGCGGTCACCCTGGGGGCCGACCACGTGGGAGCGCTCACCTTCTCCGGGCCCGGCGCGGGCCGCTACGAGACGGCCTCGGCGGTGCTCACCGACCTGGTGGACGTCCTGCTGGGCACCGTGCCCACCGCCAGCCCGCTGGGTGACCGCGCCCTGCGCAACGCCCGCGACGAGGTGACCGGGCGGTGGTACGTCCGCAGCAGCGACGCGCTGAGCGACCAGCTGGAGCCCCTGCTGGAGCGCACCCACCTCACCGGTCCACTGAGTGGGCTCACCCGGGTGGTGGCCCGCGACGAGCTGGCGCCCTGGCTCGACGATCCCGAGAGCTGCGTCATCGGCTGGGAGCCGGCCGCCCACGACCTGGACCCCGAGGAGGCCGCACGATGAGGTTCACCAGCACCCGCGGCGGGGTGGACCCGCAAGGTGCCGCCCGTGCCATCCTCACCGGCCTGGCCCCGGACGGCGGCCTGTTCGTGCCCGAGCGGATCGCCCCTCTCGAGGTCGAGGACCTGCTCGACGCAGGCTGGGTGGACGTGGCCACGGCGGTGATGGAGCCCTACCTGACCGGCGACGGGGGGCTCGGTGAGGGTGACCTGCGGCAGGCGGTCACCACCGCGGCCGCCCGCTTCGAGACCGACGAGGTGGTCCCGGTGGACCTGCTCGGCGAGGGTGCCTCCAGCATCGGCCTGCTCGCGCTGTTCGGCGGTCCCACCCACGCGTTCAAGGACGTGGCCCTGACCCTGCTGCCCCACCTGGTGACGCTCGCGCGCCGGGCCGAGGGCGAGGCCGGCACCACGCTGGTGCTCACCGCCACCAGCGGCGACACGGGCAAGGCGGCCCTGGAGGGTTTCAAGGACGTGCCCGAGACCGAGGTGGTGGTGCTCTACCCCACCGAGGGCGTGAGCTTCATGCAGAAGCAGCAGATGCGCACCCAGGCCGGGGACAACGTGCACGTGCTGGGCATCCACGGGGACTTCGACGACGCCCAGCGCGCCGTCAAGGCCCTCTTCGCCGATGCGGGGGCGCGGGAGCGCCTGGACGCGCGCGGCTACTCGATCAGCTCGGCCAACTCGATCAACCTCGGCCGCCTGCTGCCGCAGATGGTCTACTACGTCACCGGCTACGCGGCGCTGCGCAGCGCGGGCGTGGTGGCCGCTGGTGAGCCGGTGGACGTCGTGGTGCCCACCGGCAACTTCGGGAACCTGCTCGCGGCCACCTGGGCCCGCGCCGCCGGGGTGCCCCTGGGAGCGCTGGTCTGCGCGACCAACGAGAACCGGGTGCTGGCCGACTTCTTCGCCACCGGCACCTACGACGCGCGCCGCCGCCTGGTGCGCACCGACTCCCCGTCCATGGACATCCTCGTCTCGAGCAACCTGGAGCGGTACCTGTACGAGGCCAGTGGCGGCGACACCGACCGGGTGCGCACGGCGCTGGAGACCCTCGCCCGTCACCGCCGCTTCGACTGGGGGGAGCTCCCGGGCGCCGGGGCGAACCCGGTACTGGCCGGCACCGCGACCCGCAAGGAGGCCGCCGACGCCCTGCGGCGCGTGCACGCCGAGCACGGCACCCTGGTGGACCCGCACACCGCCGTGGCCCTGCACGTGCTGGAGCAGTACCGCGCCGGTCAGCTCACCGACGGCACGGTGCCGCCGGCCCGCCCGGCCCTGGTGGCCGCGACGGCCAGCCCCTACAAGTTCGCCCCCGCAGTGTTGGGCGCGCTGGGGGGCGAGGCAGACCCGGACGAGTTCGAGACGCTGCTGCGCCTGGCCACCCACGCGGCCGACGAGCGGGGTGCCCCCGCCGGGCTCGCCGGCCTGCGGGAGGCCGAGGTGCTCCACGACCGGGTGGTCGAGGTCGACGAGGTGCCCGCCACCATCGAGGAGGTCCTGCACCGATGACGGTCTCGGTACGAGTGCCCGCGACCTCGGCCAACCTCGGGACCGGATTCGACGCCCTCGGCCTGGCGCTGAGCCTCCACAACACGGTCACCCTCAAGCCCCTGCCCGCCGGGGCCGCGGACCCGGCGCGGGCGGCGACGGCCGACGAGAGCCTCCCCGTGGCCGCCTACGAGCACGTGTGCCACGCGCACGGCATCGAGCCCCTGACGGTGCACGCCAAGGTGACCGGCGACGTGCCCAGCTCCCGCGGGCTGGGGTCGTCGGCCACCTGCATCGTCGGCGGGGTGCTCGCCGCCGATGCGCTGCACGGCCTCGGGCTGGGCGCCGACGAGCTGGTGCGCCTGGCCACGGACGTGGAGGGGCACCCGGACAACGTGGCCCCCGCCCTGCTGGGAGGCGTCGTCGTCTCGGCGGTCTCCGACGGGCGGGTGCACAGCCTGCCGGTCGGTCTGCCCGCCGGCGGGGAGCTGGACCTGCTGCTGGCCGTCCCCGACCACCCCGTCTCCACCGAGGCCGCACGCGCCGCACTGCCCGCGCAGGTGCCGCACGCCGATGCGGTGCACAACGCCGCACGCAGCGCGCTGCTCGTGGCCAGCCTGGCCACCGGGCGGTGGGAGTTGCTCGGTGAGGCCATGGACGACCGGCTGCACCAGCCCTACCGGGCCGGCCTCGTGCCGGGGGTCACCGAGATTCTCGCCCTCGCCCGCAGCTCGGGCTCCGCCGGGGCGTGCGTGAGCGGCGCCGGGCCCTCCCTGCTGGTCGTGGCCCCCGGCCCGGACACCGCGGCCCGGCTGACGGAGCACCTGGCCGGGCACCCCTGGGGCTGGCAGCTCCTGCACCTGCCCCTGGACCCCACCGGAGCCCGGGTGGTCGGCCCCCGCCCTGCGTAGGCTGGCGGCATGAGCACCGAGCCGACGACCGACCGGGCCGAGCCGACCACCGACAGCACGGGCACGACCGCGCAGGGCGGCGGCTTCACCCCGGACCTGCGCGGCGTCCACACGCTGGCCCGCCGGACCTGGGAGTCCGGGCGCCTGCGCAGCCTCGAGGCCCGGCGCGAGCAGCTGGAGGGGCTGAAGCGCCTGGTGCGCGAGGGCGGCGACGAGCTCGCGGCCGCGCTGCAGCAGGACCTCGGGAAGTCCCCCACCGAGGCCCGCACCACCGAGCTGTCGGTGGTGGTGACCGAGGTCGAGTACGTGCTCAAGCACCTCAAGGGCTGGTTGGAGCCGCGCAAGGCGGCGGTGCCGCTGGCCTTCCAGCCCGCCAGCGGTCGGGTCCGCCGGGAGCCGCTGGGGTCGGTGCTCATCATCGGGCCGTGGAACTACCCCGTGAACCTCGTGCTGATGCCGCTGGTGGGCGCCTTGGCCGGGGGCAACACGGTCGTGCTCAAGCCCAGCGAGCTCACCCCTGCCACCGCCGAGGCCCTGGCCCGGCTGGTGCCGCGCTACCTGGACCCGGAGGTCGTGCAGGTGGTGAACGGCGGCGTGCCGGAGAGCACCGCCCTGCTCGAGCTGCCCTGGGACCACGTCTTCTACACCGGGGGCGAGCGCGTGGGGCGGATCGTGATGCGGGCCGCGGCCGAGCACCTGACGCCGGTGACCCTGGAGCTCGGCGGCAAGTCCCCCACCTGGGTGGGCACCGAGACCGACCTGCGGACGGCGGCCCGCCGCATCGTGTGGTCGAAGTTCGTCAACGCCGGGCAGACCTGCGTGGCCCCCGACCACGTGCTGTGCACCGCCAGCACCCAGGCCGAGCTGGTGCCCGAGCTGGAGCGTGCGATCCGCGAGATGTTCGGGGACGACCCGCGCACCAGCGCGGACTACGGCCGCATCGTGAACACCGAGCACGCCGAGCGGCTGGCCGGCCTGGTGGACGGCGCGGCGATCGGTGGTGAGGTGGACGTCGCGGGGCGCTACCTCTCCCCCACGGTGCTCACCGACGTCACCGACGACCACCCGGCCATGGCCGAGGAGATCTTCGGACCGGTGCTGCCTATCGTCCCGGTGGCCGACGTGCACGACGCGATCCGCCGCGTCAACGCGCGGCCGCACCCGCTGGCGCTGTACCTGTTCACCGACGACCTGGACGAGCAGGACCTGTGGCTGGCCAGCACGCGCTCGGGGGGCGTCGGCATCAACATGCCCCTGGTGCACGTGGCCGTGCCGGAGCTGCCCTTCGGTGGCGTCGGCGCCAGCGGCATGGGCAACTACCACGGGCTGGCCTCGCTGGAGACCTTCACCCACGAGCGCTCCGTGCTCTCCAAGCCGCTGGCCCCGGACACCATGCGGATCGTCTACCCGCCCTACGGCCCGGTGAAGCAGCGCCTCATCCGCGCCGTGCAGTGAGCCCCAGCACCCGGTCGGTGGATGCATTGCCGAAGAGGCGGTCCGGGTCGAGCTGCCGGCGCAGCGCGAGGAGGCCGCCCATCCGCGGGTAGAGCGGAGCCAGCTCTGCCGCCCCGAGGGAGTGCATCTTCCCCCAGCGCGGTCGTCCCCCAGCGGCGACGAGGATGCGCTCCAGCTCGGCGAACCAGGCCCGCGCGCGCCCGTCGCCGTGGACGGTGTGGACGGCGACGAAGGCCCGCGGCCCGCCGTACTCCATCTCCCGGAAGCGCACCGTGCGGTGGCTGACGAAGACCTCGTGCGAGGGGCCCACGACGCGGTGCGGGGCCAGGCCCCCGAGGGTGCGGTTCATCCAGGGGGCCTGCCGGGGGAACAGGTCGGCCGCTCTGGCCAGCGCGGCGAGCCCCGCGTTGGAGACGATGCCGTCGGTGACGGTGCGCCCGAACCAGCTGCGCGGCACCGGGGCCGTGTCGGCCGGACGGCGCGTGGTGGTCTTCGTGATGGCCCGCGGGTGGTGCGGGAACCAGAAGGCCTCCACGTGGTCGTCGGCCGCCGTGCGCTCGACCCAGCTCGCGAACAGCTCGTCGGCCGGGGCGCTGTCCACCTGCAGGTCCAGCGCGAAGGCGGGCACCAGCTGGAGCGTGAGGTCCACCAGCACCCCGAGGGTGCCCAGACCGACCGCGACCCCCGCCCCGGCGAGGGTCTGCGGGTCGATGTCGCCCATGTTCTCCAGCGCCAGGCCGTAGGGGGCCCGCAGTCCGGGCAGCGCGTGCAGCGGCGTTCCCGCCCCGAGGGTCAGCAGGCCCTCACCGGCCTGCGAGTCGTCGACCACCCCCCCCTCAGGTGGCCCAGCCGCAGGGAGGTCCCGGGCCCGGGCTGCCGGGGCGCGGCCACCCCGGTGAACGAGTGGCCGCTGCCGGCCGGGTGCACGCGGCGACCCGTCGCGGCGGCGCGGCGCACCACATCGACCACCTTGGACACGTCCCACGGCGTCTCAATCGGCGCGTCGGGCACGTCCACCGTGCCCGCCCAGGTGCGGAAGCCGGTCGGTGCCTCCCGGTGCTCCGGTCGGCCGGCCCGCGCCGCCCCGGCCGATCCGATGCGGGCGCTCACAGGAAGGCCCTCCCCTCGCCCCGGTAGGTGGGCACGCGCTCGGTCCGCCCGTCGTCGTGCACCAGCACGAACTCGTTGACCCGCTCTGCGGGCTCGCCGGACTTCGCGTGCCGCATCCACACGCGGGAGCCCACCGGCAGCTCGTGACCGGCGCGGCGCGCGGCACACACCCCGGTCAGCGGGGTCTGCACCTCCCCGGCGGCCTCGGGCGTGGTCAGCGACAACCCGGGTGGGTGCACCGGCAGCGGCAGGCGGTCGGGTCGCTGCTCCCCGGTGGCCACCCAGCCGCTGCGGAGCGCCGTGACCACGTCGGCGGCGGGAGTGCGCACCACATCGAGCCCGATGGCCAGGGCCGGCTCCAGCGCGATCGCCCGGTAGCGGTCGAAGAGGTGCCCGACGAAGAGGCCCGAGCCGACGGTGACCTCCGTGAGGCTGGGGTCCGCGGCCGACCACGCGACCGAGCCCGTGCCGCCCCCGTTCACCAGCTCCGGGGCATACCCCAGCACGTCGGCCACGGCGCCCACCACGGCGGCGCGGTGCGCGGGCAGGCCCCGCCAGGCGAGTTCCTGCATCCGCCGCACGGCCCAGCGGTAGGCGCGGTCACCGGCATCACCGGGGACGGGCAGGTCCTGCACCCCGGCGACGTGCCCCTCGTAGGTCAGCAGCCCCACCAGCTCGATGCCGGGCGCGGCGACCACGCGCTCGGCCGCGCGGCGCACCGCATCGGGGGCGTGCAGGGGTGAGCGCTGCGGGCCGATCGACAACGGCCCGCGGCGGAGCGAGACGTCGGCCTCCAGTACCACCCGGACGACCGCCCGGCCCCCGGTGCGCTCGCGGGCTGCGCGCACGGCGGCCAGGTGGGCGGGGTCGTCGACGGTGAGGGTGATCGCCTGGGCGAAGCCCTCGTCGGCCACCAGCGCGTCGAGGCCCGCGGCGTCCACCGTCGGGTAGGCCACCAGCAGGTCGTCGGTCGTGCCCTGCCGCGCCAGCCAGAGGGCCTCGGGCAGGGTGAAGGCCAGAACCCCCTACACCCCCGGGTGGGCCAGGGCCCGCTCCAGCACCGGCCGGCACCGGACGGACTTGCTCGCCAGCCGCACCGGCACCGGCCCGGCCGCCGCGACCAGCGGGTCCAGGTTGTGCTCCACCGCAGACCAGCGCACGGCGGCCACCGGCGCCGGGTGGTCGCGCGTGGCGCGGTCGAGCAGCTCCCAGGTCTCTGCAGCGGGTGGGCGGTGGATCATGGCAGGCACGGTACTGCGGCGGGCCACCACGGTGGCTCTCCCTGGTCCGGAGGAGCCGGCCCGCGGGCCACGGGCGACAGGCCGGGGCTGCTGCTCCTAGGCTGCAGCCATGACCTCCCTGAGCGCCTCGGCCCAGCACACCCTCAACGACGGCACCACGCTGCCGGTGATCGGGTTCGGCACCTACCAGCTCACCGGCGCCGAGGGCGTCACGGCGATGCGACACGCCCTGGACGCCGGGTACCGGATGCTCGACACGGCGGTGAACTACCGCAACGAGGCCGAGGTGGGGCAGGCCGTGGCCGCCTCCGGGCTGGACCGCGACGCGGTGCAGATCGTCACCAAGGTGCCGGGGCGGCAGCACCGGTCGGCCGAGCAGTGCGTGGAGGAGTCCCTGCGCCGGCTGCGCACCGACCACGTGGACCTGGTGCTCATCCACTGGCCCAACCCCTCCCAGGGCGAGTACGAGTACGCCTGGGACGGGCTGGTGGCGGCCCGGGAGCGCGGGCTCACCCGCAGCATCGGCGTCTCGAACTTCCACCCCCACCACCTGGACCGGATCATCTCCTCGGTGGGCGTCACCCCATCGGTCAACCAGGTCGAGCTGCACCCCTCCTTCGCCCAGGCCGAGCTGCTGGCACAGGACGCCGAGCGAGGCATCCTCACCGAGGCGTGGAGCCCGCTGGGCAAGCGCGAGGCACGCTACGACGCGCCGGAGGTCGCCGGCCCCGCCGCACGGTACGAGGTGACGCCCGCCCAGGTGATCCTGCGCTGGCACCTGCAGCGGGGCGTCCTGCCGATCCCGAAGTCGGCCACCCCCGAGCGCCAGCGTGCGAACATCGACCTGTTCGACTTCTCCCTGACCGACGACGAGGTGGCCGCGATCACCGACCTCAGCCGGCCGGACGGTCGGCTGTTCGGCGGGGACCCCGACCACCACGAGGAGGACTGACCCGTCGCGGGACGTCCCGGCGGGCCACCCACACCCCCACCCCCAGGGCCACGAGCACCAGGCCGCCGATGACGCTGGTCAGCGGCAGGCTGGCGGCCAGCGCGAGGCAGCCGGCCAGCCCCAGGAGCGGCACCACCCAGCCGGCGCGCCACTCGTGGCGCAGGGTGAACGCAGCGGCGTTGGCCACGGCGTAGTAGAGCAGCACGCCGAAGCTGGAGAAGCCGATGGCGCCGCGCAGGTCGACCACCAGCACGAGCAGGACCACCACGGCGGCCACCAGCAGGCTGGCCACGCGCGGCACCTTCTCACCGGTGGCGGCCGTCGCGGTCACCCCCAGTGCGGCGGGGAGGTCACGGCGCTCCCCCATCGCCATCAGCGTGCGCCCCACCCCGAGCAGCAGGGCCCACAGGGCACCGAGGGCCGCC encodes:
- a CDS encoding aldehyde dehydrogenase family protein; the protein is MSTEPTTDRAEPTTDSTGTTAQGGGFTPDLRGVHTLARRTWESGRLRSLEARREQLEGLKRLVREGGDELAAALQQDLGKSPTEARTTELSVVVTEVEYVLKHLKGWLEPRKAAVPLAFQPASGRVRREPLGSVLIIGPWNYPVNLVLMPLVGALAGGNTVVLKPSELTPATAEALARLVPRYLDPEVVQVVNGGVPESTALLELPWDHVFYTGGERVGRIVMRAAAEHLTPVTLELGGKSPTWVGTETDLRTAARRIVWSKFVNAGQTCVAPDHVLCTASTQAELVPELERAIREMFGDDPRTSADYGRIVNTEHAERLAGLVDGAAIGGEVDVAGRYLSPTVLTDVTDDHPAMAEEIFGPVLPIVPVADVHDAIRRVNARPHPLALYLFTDDLDEQDLWLASTRSGGVGINMPLVHVAVPELPFGGVGASGMGNYHGLASLETFTHERSVLSKPLAPDTMRIVYPPYGPVKQRLIRAVQ
- the thrB gene encoding homoserine kinase produces the protein MTVSVRVPATSANLGTGFDALGLALSLHNTVTLKPLPAGAADPARAATADESLPVAAYEHVCHAHGIEPLTVHAKVTGDVPSSRGLGSSATCIVGGVLAADALHGLGLGADELVRLATDVEGHPDNVAPALLGGVVVSAVSDGRVHSLPVGLPAGGELDLLLAVPDHPVSTEAARAALPAQVPHADAVHNAARSALLVASLATGRWELLGEAMDDRLHQPYRAGLVPGVTEILALARSSGSAGACVSGAGPSLLVVAPGPDTAARLTEHLAGHPWGWQLLHLPLDPTGARVVGPRPA
- the thrC gene encoding threonine synthase → MRFTSTRGGVDPQGAARAILTGLAPDGGLFVPERIAPLEVEDLLDAGWVDVATAVMEPYLTGDGGLGEGDLRQAVTTAAARFETDEVVPVDLLGEGASSIGLLALFGGPTHAFKDVALTLLPHLVTLARRAEGEAGTTLVLTATSGDTGKAALEGFKDVPETEVVVLYPTEGVSFMQKQQMRTQAGDNVHVLGIHGDFDDAQRAVKALFADAGARERLDARGYSISSANSINLGRLLPQMVYYVTGYAALRSAGVVAAGEPVDVVVPTGNFGNLLAATWARAAGVPLGALVCATNENRVLADFFATGTYDARRRLVRTDSPSMDILVSSNLERYLYEASGGDTDRVRTALETLARHRRFDWGELPGAGANPVLAGTATRKEAADALRRVHAEHGTLVDPHTAVALHVLEQYRAGQLTDGTVPPARPALVAATASPYKFAPAVLGALGGEADPDEFETLLRLATHAADERGAPAGLAGLREAEVLHDRVVEVDEVPATIEEVLHR
- a CDS encoding D-arabinono-1,4-lactone oxidase, yielding MVDDSQAGEGLLTLGAGTPLHALPGLRAPYGLALENMGDIDPQTLAGAGVAVGLGTLGVLVDLTLQLVPAFALDLQVDSAPADELFASWVERTAADDHVEAFWFPHHPRAITKTTTRRPADTAPVPRSWFGRTVTDGIVSNAGLAALARAADLFPRQAPWMNRTLGGLAPHRVVGPSHEVFVSHRTVRFREMEYGGPRAFVAVHTVHGDGRARAWFAELERILVAAGGRPRWGKMHSLGAAELAPLYPRMGGLLALRRQLDPDRLFGNASTDRVLGLTARRG
- a CDS encoding MFS transporter, whose protein sequence is MTAQSSAPAPRTGLPRFLAPFATPDYRLLAASLLLVSFATGVWTVGLVYAVKGLGGTELDLSAVTAVGAVGLIVFALLGGVAADRLPLRGLLVACSSVLALVGAVVAALGATGTLQVWQLMVAAFVAMSAAGIYNPAYSALLPRVLHDDQLLAANGVEAASRPVLQQALGPAAAGFLVGALAPPAAMAVMALSQGLAVLCVLAMRTGGLTRRALPVEEGREPQTLWQDFTEGAAYTWRTPWLAATLVWSVVAVFLFIGPMEVLLPFIVTEHGGGPDTFGLLLACLGVGAAVGAIGISSRRLPRHYLTVMITVWSVAAIPFFLLAVTDDFWLMGLVLFVFGVGDGVGMVIWGTLLQRRVPRSMLGRVSSLDFFVSLAMMPVSMAVAGPVAQVLPLWVIFALPSIGIPLLGIICYVLADLHGDELRHPLDTPVDLADSHAEVVDGISGLHAHPVVRTDDLPVRSTD
- a CDS encoding acyltransferase family protein — translated: MHTTGATRQRDWVVDVVRLAAMLIVVAMHWCYLHLWVDEGLQMELALSGPVVWALTWLLQAMPVFFVAGGFANTLLVDRWHSSGEPLGSFLGLRARRLTSPVLPLLAVTLVVVVLGGLIAPALAGTIGDQIANPLWFLAVYLLCTALAPLAVWAFDRIGWWSAAVLLAGAFGVDVLRFWAGVDITWLNLALVWLFCHQLGIAYARRRAWTASPGQLAGVVAACVAVLVVMVVPGPWFPTNLGVRDAPVSNLAPTTAALAVLGIAQWAVLTGVGSHLLGREPSEPWKRRIGTGNALAMLIYLWHVPAMTVMIGIGLLAPDLLLPPSITGWAMVRPVWFVLSGAMLAVMVYGAMRWEVWFSRFGTTASTAQGVLGAALGTAAVYRLWQLGFGLSAEQLAWEAGLVLAVALLSGARSARAGDGPAGDGSVGAPDREVVGAHDGVGVQP
- a CDS encoding FAD-binding protein, with protein sequence MSARIGSAGAARAGRPEHREAPTGFRTWAGTVDVPDAPIETPWDVSKVVDVVRRAAATGRRVHPAGSGHSFTGVAAPRQPGPGTSLRLGHLRGGWSTTRRPVRAC
- a CDS encoding homoserine dehydrogenase, producing MPEIDPAGSATPREVGVALIGYGTVGQGVAALLADHHDQWVATLGLDVRLRHVVVRDAGAPRDVPAPAGSLTTDAAAAVADPAVQVVIEVAGMVDEGRHLLADALRAGKHVVTANKALLSAHGEELTGLAQEHGVNLLFEAAVAGGVPIVRGLRDLVRVDHVHTVEGILNGSCNYILTAMSEGTDYETVAARAQELGYLEADPTADVSGADSLRKLRLLASMAFGGPVREEDIDCTGIDRITAADILALKAAPGGPREVRLLGRAQLVEPGGQAYTAVVEPVAVPQDHWATGILGSTNAVTLGADHVGALTFSGPGAGRYETASAVLTDLVDVLLGTVPTASPLGDRALRNARDEVTGRWYVRSSDALSDQLEPLLERTHLTGPLSGLTRVVARDELAPWLDDPESCVIGWEPAAHDLDPEEAAR